The segment TTGGAAAATCAACAATCTCTCACCCAAATATTGCGCttggaaattgaaattttatatcaCAAAATCGACATTTTGCTTATTGCCTAATCCTCCGGAGAGAtcgttttatattaaaaactcACAAATGGCCGCACCCATATAGAAACATCTCTCACAAACAGTCTTCCCACTTAATATTGCTTTGcaattattcacaaaatgtgCACTCTTATTGCATTTGAGGTGATATTTTGTGCATCAAAATTCGTGACATGgcattttaaatattgcaCTAAACGCCTAAATAAAACACCCATAATTTTGCCTTTTTAATGTCTTCCCGCGCAATTGGCACAGGTGAATTTATATAGGATTAATTCCACGGAGAAACACGTCatagaaggttttttttccttttaggAAATGGGGTAGCGTCCTTTTTATGACGCCATTTTTCATTTCTGCCATATTGCTTTTCATTAAGTATTTATTGGTTTATCAagatttacataatttataaaattggattaattttacaaatttgttCCCCATAACTATTAATGAATTCATTCTTCAAACTATAACAGATAATGTCCCCTTGCTCCAACGGTTTCGAAGCAATTTTTACTGACTCTTCAACAGACATGGGCACACTTTATGatacaaaatacaaaactCTTCGATGATGTTTACCTCAAAAATCCATCGAAATCATCAAATTATGCATGATAATTATGCGATTTTTTTACGATCTTAAactgttcaaaaaaaattcggaGGATCGTCCAAGAAATCGTCCAATTGGACGGTTATCGTATTTCTTCATCTGTGGTACCTTCAACACCGAACACCCCGAGCAACAAAAAAGCGGAAAAATAACTCAAGAAATGTTATTTTGTATTAGTTTTACGCGCATTTGTAAATGTAGGTGAGTATCCAACACTTttgcagagtttttttttgcattttataagAGAATTTCTCACTAACATTTCTCAAATGAACGCGcacacattttaattttcatttttttgtgctgttaattctaatttatgCCAAAAGGcatttgcttttaatttcCACGAATTTATCTCAAGAGGAGACGATTATTTATGTGATGAATGCAGTACGACAATTGCAATTATCATCAAAAATTCACTCACGTCATCCAAAATGCTCGCCAAGCTGTATATTTTGCATTCGATATTTACTTTGGGGTGTGGATTATGCCATTTAGAGATAATCCTGCTTTGTTTTATTGCTTTTCCTatctttatttttgcattttttaaactcttttcCACACTTTTTATTATACTTGGTTAagtactttattttttttttgcattgataAGTTAGTGAGAAttagttgagaaaaaaatcaaaatggcgaATTGTAAACTAACGAAATAATAGAATACCGTGATTGGGTATCTATTGTTTTCCATtcaatcaaaagaaaacaaaaaaaaacttttagattTCTTGCAAACTTTTGCTAAACTTTTATTTGCTAAGATCtctttaaaaaactaaacaaaatttgaaaaacaaataccAAAAGGACGCTTTATTACAATCTTAAGCTTTCTTAGCAGAAATATAAGTAAATTCTTTATCTGCTTAGGCTCTATTTCAAAGTATGTctttcctttaaataaaaaagaactaaaacaATGTGCTAAAGCAACAAAATACCAATGGAAAACCAGGAGGAAGAATCCGAAGaataatcaaaagaaaaatgatgattgccgttacttttcaaaaaattccgCGCGGTagtacataacctcaaagtaGCTCAGTTTCTGTGACGTGTTCCGGGAAAACAATGCGATTCATCTGAGAAGAGGCAGCAAAAAGGTACCccaaaaagcaattaaaaatgggaaaagtgAGACAAAATGCAAGTCAGGgtggaaaatcaaataaagtgATGCAATTTTTGCGAAAATATGCCACAATTACCTTTGCAAAGTCCCTCCTTTTCGAACCATCCCGGCTGCCGGTTGTTACGTGGGCGATTTTGCTGGCAGAACTCCTCCTGAATGTAGCTGTTGTTCTCCGGGTGCCTTACACGGAGATTGATTGGGTGGCATACATGCAGGAATGTGAGGGATTCCTCAATGGTACCCTCAACTATGCTATGCTTCGAGGTGAGATGCACGTTGAGATTGTCTCTTCCAAAAATAGATCCAGGAGATGACCGGAATTGCTCTATTTTTAGGTGAAACGGGACCTCTGGTGTACCCAGCTGGCTTTGTGTACATCTACAGTGTGCTGTACTTCCTCACCAACTATGGGAAGAACATCCAATTGGCTCAGTACATTTTCATTGGGATCTATTTGATGCAGATGTTCTTGGTGCTGAGGATTTACTCGAAATCCCAAAAAGTTCCACCATATGTGCTCCTTATCACCACATTCACATCCTACAGGATCcattcaatttatgttttgagGCTCTTCAATGATCCCGTGGCAATTATCTTCTTCTATGCTGCACTTAATTGCTTCCTGGACAACAATTGGAACTTGGGGAGCATCTTTCTGAGTTTAGGAGTCTCTGTGAAGATGAATATTCTACTGTTTGCTCCAGCAATACTCCTGTTTTACATCACAAACTTAGGCTATGTGAAGACAATGCTTCAGTTGGCTATTTGTGCGGGAGTTCAGTTGCTTTTGGGAGCTCCATTCCTCCTGACTTATCCGCTGGAATACATCAAGGGTAGCTTTGATCTCGGCAGGGTATTTGAGCACAAATGGACGGTGAACTATCGCTTTCTATCAGAGGAAGTCTTCattaatagaaattttcacattggACTTCTCCTGGGGCATGCAATATTCCTCCTCGTGCTTTCCCGGCCGGCTTTTCTCTACTTTCAGAATTACTGTCGCCTCCGGCAGCTTCAGCTTCAGCTACAGCCACAGATTGATGCCAAAAATGCCGAAGTGGAGTCTCAGAAGCGTCAAAAGCAGCGACGCAGGAAACAAGTTCAGGCTGGAGGTCAAGAGAATGAAGAGAAGCTCTCTCCGGATCAGGAGAAATTCCTCAGTGCTTTCGAGAAGGGTCTCAAGATGAACAGTACGGGACCACCGCCAGTTGTGGAAGAGCCCAGTgaagagaaatattcaattcattttgatcGATGCACCCAGCTGGCCATCCTTCCCATCTTTCTCTGTAACTTCATTGGCATCGTCTTCTCTCGGAGCCTTCACTATCAATTCTACGTTTGGTACTTTCACTCCTTGCCCTACTTGGTGTGGTGCACAGACTTCCGGACGAGCGTAAAATTCCTCCTTCTGGCTGTTATTGAATTCACCTGGAACACCTATCCAAGTACAAATTTCTCCAGCCTTCTCCTGCACATGTGTCACGTTGCCATTCTCAGTGGAATCTCCCGGAAACTCCTCACAAAACACTGACCAATAAACTTTTGCAATCACATATCAAAGTCTTCTTCATCCTCATCCtcgaaattcaaaactttctcCACAGCTGCTTGGGGCTTCTTTTGTCGCTTAACATCTCGATACTTCTTCCAGAACTTCTCTGGTTGGGCGTACTCAACAAATGATTTGAAATTATCACAAACAGCCTCACAGAAGATGTCTACTTTGTCCTTTAGCCTCCCATCGAAAGCTTCCATCCGGGTAACAAAGTTCGGTAGAATTGCCACCATTTTATCCAGAACCGGAATAGCTTGCTTGAGATTCCCAATATCCTCAGGATTCCCCGCTTCTTCAGACTTCTCCTGCACAATTGGCAAATCTACCTCCTCATCGGGTAAATCATCTGGATCCCGGGAATTTCCAGCACTCTTTAGCATTGTCCAGGATTTAAATTCACAAACTCTCGTAAAAACTTCCACTAAATCCTCGAGAGCTTCCACACTTTCGGGCGTTTTAATTAGTGTCTCCTTGTGGATTTTCTCCTGAACCGTTGCCACATTATTGAGGAACATTAGCAATTGCAAATCCGTGAAGTTTTGCAGGAAGAATCGATACAGGAGGAAGCGCAGATGACGCTTTGATTTCCCTTGAAGGGGACACACTTCATCATCCATTTCGGCTGTATTGAATACCTCAAAGCGTTCATACATGTAGCCATTGTAGACGTAGATCACTTCCAGAAAGCTTGTCTGGAGGAGCAGACGATTCTTTTCTTCCACATATTTCAGCACCATCCCAGCAGCAGCTCTGGCAATTGATCTACAGGGATCCACAATAGCCGCCAGGACGTTCATAAGCAGACGCCCGCGCATCTTGATGTAGTCCTGCATTACGAGAGTCGTGAGGGCTGATAGAGCTTTGTAGCGAATCACCGTGACGGATGCTTTCAATTTGGACACAACTTCCTGCATAATTGGCTCCGTGAGAGTTGTGTGCCTGGAAAGAAGAGCGGGGAATAAGATCTTCTGttcattctttttcatttcaaagcAAACTTACTTCTTGCACAAATTCGTGAGGGCTACGATAATGTTGCAAGCCACACTCTTATGTTGTGTAGTTTTGAGAAGCTTCCCAAGTTCCGGAAGTACCTCAGCTGCAATATCCGTATCCCTAATGGCCAGCCTGCTGACAAAGATGACCAGGGTGCAGCATTTCTCCGGATTGGAGGCTTGAGTCACACGACATTCACGTAAAAGCTGGTAGAAGAAGTCAAGGAATCTCTGACGTGGCTTTTGCGTCAGATCCATACTTGTCTCCGAGTAGATGTAGAGGAAATTCACCATCTTTTGATTGATCTCCCACTCACTGCTGGTCAGCTGTAGTCTATGCGTCCACACAAAATCTTCCGCAATGGCATTGAGAGTAATTATCCACTCCCGATCGTGCTCCATCTCGGCAGATTGTCTCTGCTTCAGGCAGACATTGTAGAGTGGGCTAACGAGGGATGTTGGGAGATTCCCTTCGGAGAGATGTCGCTGGATGAGGTTGTAGAGATTATTGAGTGTGGTACGACTAAAATGGGGCATCCAGGCGTGAATGATTTCCAGCATAAAGTGTTGATTGACGAGATTTGCCGATGAAGAGTTCAGGGTGTCCACAAAAGCCAGAACTACCCTATCAGGATCTTTAGTGTGCATCTTAGACGCAACCAAGGAGAGTAGGAGCCATGCTTCTGTGGCATTCTCCGTGTTTGTGTGACTCTCAATGATACCCAGTGTTTTCTGCGTCACAATACTATTCCGAATCCACGAATCCATTGCACTCCGGAGGACTTTACGCTGTTCCTGCTGCATCATTGTACGTAGCGTAATCCACGGCATCTGAGCAGCTGTCGTGGAAGAATCTTCATGGCGTTCAATATTGTCAAAGATCACCATTTTGAGGCTCTCCATGGCTGCATCCACAATCTTTCCATCATTGTCGCGCATAAGGCGTAAAATGCATCGTGTCCAACCCTTGATGACCACCTCCTTCTGTGGGAAGGTCTTCATGAGAGTATTTAGAGTGGAAATGATCTGTCGACGCACAAGGGAAGATGAATCATCCACCAATCTGGCTAATTCTTCAAAGAATCCTCCACTTTCGAGGAGCTTCTCATTCCACGCAAGAAGATTCTCCAGCAATGTCAGAGAATTCTTCCTCACATGCGCCAGGCTGCTCTGcagcaaatgaaagagataATTTGGAAACTCCTCAGCTACTTCCGTTACCTCTTCAATTCCTGGAATTTCTTCATCCCGCTCCGGGGGATTTTTAAAGAGGGCCCGAAGAATTTTTTGGGTATTTCTATTGCCCCCGGAAAAGATCTTTGTGAGCCCGGAAAGTGCCTTCATCTTCACATTGTTATTCACATCAATTGTCTTTGTAAACAAGAGCTGCAAGATCTTCACTTCACGCGGAATTTTGGAAACTTCCTCCTGGAATATACTCCAATTTACCTGACAATCTATCAAGGCTATCCGGGAAAGGAAATCTGTCCCATTGGCACGTTGTGTGGCATCTTCACTGCAGACAAGACGCTCCAAGTAGGGAATAATTGAGACGTTGCACTTCTCAAAGATTGCCTTCTCGTACTTCACAGCAATCTCCAGTGTTGCACTGTACTGCTCAGCCCGGATATTCTCCTCGGGATTTGACAGGGTGGCTTCAATGAATGTGGTCAAGATTTGCGTTgtatttgtgggaaattgatCAAGAAGGTAGATGAAAAATCCCGCAATACTATCACTGTGTGGCATGTCCTGTGTGTTTCGAATCCCAGATGCACTGTGATTGTGTAGCACCGTGGTGAGAGAGAAGATCTTTGTGAGATTCTTCGTTGTGTCTCCATGAAGAGCTGCACAGAGATCTTTTAGCATTTCATAAGCTTTCCGAGTTAAACTACAATCAATGGCAGCTTTGTAACCATTTTGatagaagaaaagaatgataTTCTTCATTGAGACACATATTGCCGTCCGGAGATCCTCAAATTCCTCCAGAGAGACGTGTTTGAAGAGAAATTGCAAATCTTCCAGCAATGTGAGGAGAAATATCTTAAATTCATTCACTTCCTGCTTCGATAAGTTTCCATCCTCCAGATATTTGGGGTACTCTGCAATTGTCTGCAGCAGAGACTCCTCAAACACACCACATCTCTTTGCTCCGGGAATTACCAAAGTCAGCACAAAACAATCCCCAGCTAAACATCCCAATTTCCGCGATATTTTGTCGTGAAAATCAACTCCAAGAACACCAACAAGGCACTGTATGAATGTCAAGTAGGAATCCTTCTTAATCTCCCGGAGAACTTTATCCCAGGACACCGTAGACAGCTCTCGATCACTTTTCTCGCCATCGGATTGATTGAAATGTACGTAATTTCGGATATTTCGCATTTCTGAAGTTATTTCGAGGAGTATTGAAGAGCAGGAAGCGTCATATTTGACCTTCTGTAGGAGCTGAATTCCCTGCAACTGCGAAGACGCATCCTCAGCCGCCAGAACTTCTGTCAATTGTTCTGCATCGAGGTGATCGTCAAAAAATGTTGACAATTGCTGGAAAAGATGATAGATTGGTTGCTGATCActttcacacatttttcctGATagtttttcacgaattttctgtgaattttcacgtttttctTGGCGTTTAGAAAAGtgggaaaagtttgtttatttCCCAATAAAATACAGTCTTGTATGTATTGAACATTCCCGTGGATATTCCTACGACATATCCTGAAGATTTCCTTGATTTCcccatttatttatgattgtttatatttttctcttttctagCGTTAATTGGCGCAATATCACTTTCTGAATTCGGAAAAACTACTTTTACCCTGGAAAACTCACAGGAAATGCGAGAAAAACACAATGGTACATTGAATTGGAATCAGAATTCAATCGGAGAATCAGTACGTCACTGAAATGCCTCCCTATCGTTGATTGCACCATCTGCTATCAAATCTCCAAGATGAGGATGCGAGATGTGCTGATGCAACCAACGCTATGTCTGCCTTGTATTTTGCCAAAATCAGGAGCGAGTAtcgatggaaaattgtgaaaatagggagataattgaattaaagCGCCGTGAAAATTGTCCGAGTGATGTGTGAGGGTGTGCAGAGTGTGTGAAAAAGACGGCTTTGTGGAGAGAAAAGCCCATTTTCCCGacatttgtgtgaaaaaaagaagaaaaacgttTTTCAACCTTTGCTGGTTTTGTGGTGTAGTagtggaaaaggaaaaaaaagggctCAAGCACTTTTCCAAGGGTTTCCTTCCGTGAAAACGCCGACACTGTGTGGGAATTGTGGTCAGAGGAGTAAGGCCTAGGACGTGTTGTTGAGGAAAACTGCACCATTTTCACGATTGTGGTGAGTTTTtcacgaaataaaaaaaaaccctgaAATGCTTTCCAATCTGGCTTGAGCGCCGCAACAAAATCAATCGTGGAAATGAAGGGAAAACCCCCTCAAGGGCTTTTCCCAAAAGCAGATTTCCCAGAAAAGTCCACCCTGGGCATGTtgcggctttttttttcaggagctttttttaattccacaaATCATTGAAAAGGGTTTTCCCTTTTTGTCGGATTAACCCCGTACAGGTGCTCCGGAAAAACTAGGAAAACTCAGGTGAAAATTCGTCTGCGTGGTGTGGGTGGAACAGCAGTGTCTCGGGAGTTTTTTTGTCGGTCGGTAGTTTGTGGGAGTCAACGATTGATTTGTGGTTGGAGAGGAAAAATCCACAGAAAGGTGACTTTTCACCTCTTCGAGCCCAGGTGGGTGGCGCGTGCGGTGAGTTTCGACCACCCCAAAAGCCCCGGAAAAATCAAACGGAAAACTCCCCTTCGGGGCACAACCACCTGGCACGGAGAGAGAGTGAGGACTTTTTTTACGACTTGCACAATGCAATTCTCGGGCAAATGAGGTTTTCCCTTATCTTGATTTTCCACTTCTGCCCGCACAgtgacaaaattaattaaagcctGCACCAGGGGGTGAGCAGAGGGAGCACACAAGTGCTCAACATTAGCCTCGATTCCACGACAAAATGCAAACGTACCAGCTGCTCGAGCCCTGAGCTCCCTGTACCCATAAAAAAGCCCTCATTTAGAGCaataaaaagacattttgaagCTCTCCAAACAGGCAAATAAGCTGATCCTGACCCAAGGCTCTGGAATTGGGAAAATGGGGCTAATGGCCTAGAAGCTGGGGCTTATTGGCATGTCCTATCATTCCTATCGCTCTTCTCGCATAATCCGTATTGATTTTCAAACTATATTTGTAGGTTTAATCTAGCCCAATTGAAGGCCTTTCTGGTCGGGAAATTATTGGGTAGGATTAgttaaaatacaaaactgATTATGTGATagtgataaattaaaatctagaACAATAATTAGGTATTGCCATGCAATAATTTATTCCATGAACGATGGAATTTGTTAAAAAGGAAGAGAACGGGGAGAACtaaattcgttaaaataaCTGAAAGAGTATACGCTCGTATAAATTACCGGAGTAAACGTAACATGACATCACTGACTTGGATgaacataatttaatttattttcttagtttttatttttaaagttaatttatttggatcctattataatatttttttttatttattgtataaaaCTGTGGATaataaggaattaaaaaaatcataaataattaagtttcattacaatctggtattttggctaaaataaagattttaatttaaaatataattcttttaatgaagATAATTTGTGCCAATAGATACTACATATGAAATCTTGTCTAAccttatttatatacataacgaggtaaattgtcgcttcgctccaatttacctcgccccgcttcgcggggatttgttgcgcttcgcgcaaattttagaggaaaaaaaattgtgatgatttgattgaggccacttataaatcccggagaaaaatttcggaaagagaagaaatcaatttcatacaatactttaggcgccaaattcaaaaattcgcaaaaactgcatgaaatatctatgggggctacctgaaggggggctttggggggaaaatgaatacggccatctgaaaccgcctgctATAAGGAGCCtttgtaccaaatttcatcgcgatcggacaaacggtgtggatttgtatagaaaagtcggaacgacgattaccaacaaacagacctttctttattatatagatagatctggaaatttttgctttatctcatcacattttttaaatatttttttactttaaaaaaaattaaaataagttctttct is part of the Lutzomyia longipalpis isolate SR_M1_2022 chromosome 3, ASM2433408v1 genome and harbors:
- the LOC129793381 gene encoding lethal(2)neighbour of tid protein 2-like; amino-acid sequence: MGKVRQNASQGGKSNKVMQFLRKYATITFAKSLLFEPSRLPVVTWAILLAELLLNVAVVLRVPYTEIDWVAYMQECEGFLNGTLNYAMLRGETGPLVYPAGFVYIYSVLYFLTNYGKNIQLAQYIFIGIYLMQMFLVLRIYSKSQKVPPYVLLITTFTSYRIHSIYVLRLFNDPVAIIFFYAALNCFLDNNWNLGSIFLSLGVSVKMNILLFAPAILLFYITNLGYVKTMLQLAICAGVQLLLGAPFLLTYPLEYIKGSFDLGRVFEHKWTVNYRFLSEEVFINRNFHIGLLLGHAIFLLVLSRPAFLYFQNYCRLRQLQLQLQPQIDAKNAEVESQKRQKQRRRKQVQAGGQENEEKLSPDQEKFLSAFEKGLKMNSTGPPPVVEEPSEEKYSIHFDRCTQLAILPIFLCNFIGIVFSRSLHYQFYVWYFHSLPYLVWCTDFRTSVKFLLLAVIEFTWNTYPSTNFSSLLLHMCHVAILSGISRKLLTKH
- the LOC129793346 gene encoding condensin-2 complex subunit D3-like isoform X4 — translated: MRNIRNYVHFNQSDGEKSDRELSTVSWDKVLREIKKDSYLTFIQCLVGVLGVDFHDKISRKLGCLAGDCFVLTLVIPGAKRCGVFEESLLQTIAEYPKYLEDGNLSKQEVNEFKIFLLTLLEDLQFLFKHVSLEEFEDLRTAICVSMKNIILFFYQNGYKAAIDCSLTRKAYEMLKDLCAALHGDTTKNLTKIFSLTTVLHNHSASGIRNTQDMPHSDSIAGFFIYLLDQFPTNTTQILTTFIEATLSNPEENIRAEQYSATLEIAVKYEKAIFEKCNVSIIPYLERLVCSEDATQRANGTDFLSRIALIDCQVNWSIFQEEVSKIPREVKILQLLFTKTIDVNNNVKMKALSGLTKIFSGGNRNTQKILRALFKNPPERDEEIPGIEEVTEVAEEFPNYLFHLLQSSLAHVRKNSLTLLENLLAWNEKLLESGGFFEELARLVDDSSSLVRRQIISTLNTLMKTFPQKEVVIKGWTRCILRLMRDNDGKIVDAAMESLKMVIFDNIERHEDSSTTAAQMPWITLRTMMQQEQRKVLRSAMDSWIRNSIVTQKTLGIIESHTNTENATEAWLLLSLVASKMHTKDPDRVVLAFVDTLNSSSANLVNQHFMLEIIHAWMPHFSRTTLNNLYNLIQRHLSEGNLPTSLVSPLYNVCLKQRQSAEMEHDREWIITLNAIAEDFVWTHRLQLTSSEWEINQKMVNFLYIYSETSMDLTQKPRQRFLDFFYQLLRECRVTQASNPEKCCTLVIFVSRLAIRDTDIAAEVLPELGKLLKTTQHKSVACNIIVALTNLCKKHTTLTEPIMQEVVSKLKASVTVIRYKALSALTTLVMQDYIKMRGRLLMNVLAAIVDPCRSIARAAAGMVLKYVEEKNRLLLQTSFLEVIYVYNGYMYERFEVFNTAEMDDEVCPLQGKSKRHLRFLLYRFFLQNFTDLQLLMFLNNVATVQEKIHKETLIKTPESVEALEDLVEVFTRVCEFKSWTMLKSAGNSRDPDDLPDEEVDLPIVQEKSEEAGNPEDIGNLKQAIPVLDKMVAILPNFVTRMEAFDGRLKDKVDIFCEAVCDNFKSFVEYAQPEKFWKKYRDVKRQKKPQAAVEKVLNFEDEDEEDFDM
- the LOC129793346 gene encoding condensin-2 complex subunit D3-like isoform X1, whose protein sequence is MCESDQQPIYHLFQQLSTFFDDHLDAEQLTEVLAAEDASSQLQGIQLLQKVKYDASCSSILLEITSEMRNIRNYVHFNQSDGEKSDRELSTVSWDKVLREIKKDSYLTFIQCLVGVLGVDFHDKISRKLGCLAGDCFVLTLVIPGAKRCGVFEESLLQTIAEYPKYLEDGNLSKQEVNEFKIFLLTLLEDLQFLFKHVSLEEFEDLRTAICVSMKNIILFFYQNGYKAAIDCSLTRKAYEMLKDLCAALHGDTTKNLTKIFSLTTVLHNHSASGIRNTQDMPHSDSIAGFFIYLLDQFPTNTTQILTTFIEATLSNPEENIRAEQYSATLEIAVKYEKAIFEKCNVSIIPYLERLVCSEDATQRANGTDFLSRIALIDCQVNWSIFQEEVSKIPREVKILQLLFTKTIDVNNNVKMKALSGLTKIFSGGNRNTQKILRALFKNPPERDEEIPGIEEVTEVAEEFPNYLFHLLQSSLAHVRKNSLTLLENLLAWNEKLLESGGFFEELARLVDDSSSLVRRQIISTLNTLMKTFPQKEVVIKGWTRCILRLMRDNDGKIVDAAMESLKMVIFDNIERHEDSSTTAAQMPWITLRTMMQQEQRKVLRSAMDSWIRNSIVTQKTLGIIESHTNTENATEAWLLLSLVASKMHTKDPDRVVLAFVDTLNSSSANLVNQHFMLEIIHAWMPHFSRTTLNNLYNLIQRHLSEGNLPTSLVSPLYNVCLKQRQSAEMEHDREWIITLNAIAEDFVWTHRLQLTSSEWEINQKMVNFLYIYSETSMDLTQKPRQRFLDFFYQLLRECRVTQASNPEKCCTLVIFVSRLAIRDTDIAAEVLPELGKLLKTTQHKSVACNIIVALTNLCKKHTTLTEPIMQEVVSKLKASVTVIRYKALSALTTLVMQDYIKMRGRLLMNVLAAIVDPCRSIARAAAGMVLKYVEEKNRLLLQTSFLEVIYVYNGYMYERFEVFNTAEMDDEVCPLQGKSKRHLRFLLYRFFLQNFTDLQLLMFLNNVATVQEKIHKETLIKTPESVEALEDLVEVFTRVCEFKSWTMLKSAGNSRDPDDLPDEEVDLPIVQEKSEEAGNPEDIGNLKQAIPVLDKMVAILPNFVTRMEAFDGRLKDKVDIFCEAVCDNFKSFVEYAQPEKFWKKYRDVKRQKKPQAAVEKVLNFEDEDEEDFDM
- the LOC129793346 gene encoding condensin-2 complex subunit D3-like isoform X3, with protein sequence MYHCVFLAFPQLSTFFDDHLDAEQLTEVLAAEDASSQLQGIQLLQKVKYDASCSSILLEITSEMRNIRNYVHFNQSDGEKSDRELSTVSWDKVLREIKKDSYLTFIQCLVGVLGVDFHDKISRKLGCLAGDCFVLTLVIPGAKRCGVFEESLLQTIAEYPKYLEDGNLSKQEVNEFKIFLLTLLEDLQFLFKHVSLEEFEDLRTAICVSMKNIILFFYQNGYKAAIDCSLTRKAYEMLKDLCAALHGDTTKNLTKIFSLTTVLHNHSASGIRNTQDMPHSDSIAGFFIYLLDQFPTNTTQILTTFIEATLSNPEENIRAEQYSATLEIAVKYEKAIFEKCNVSIIPYLERLVCSEDATQRANGTDFLSRIALIDCQVNWSIFQEEVSKIPREVKILQLLFTKTIDVNNNVKMKALSGLTKIFSGGNRNTQKILRALFKNPPERDEEIPGIEEVTEVAEEFPNYLFHLLQSSLAHVRKNSLTLLENLLAWNEKLLESGGFFEELARLVDDSSSLVRRQIISTLNTLMKTFPQKEVVIKGWTRCILRLMRDNDGKIVDAAMESLKMVIFDNIERHEDSSTTAAQMPWITLRTMMQQEQRKVLRSAMDSWIRNSIVTQKTLGIIESHTNTENATEAWLLLSLVASKMHTKDPDRVVLAFVDTLNSSSANLVNQHFMLEIIHAWMPHFSRTTLNNLYNLIQRHLSEGNLPTSLVSPLYNVCLKQRQSAEMEHDREWIITLNAIAEDFVWTHRLQLTSSEWEINQKMVNFLYIYSETSMDLTQKPRQRFLDFFYQLLRECRVTQASNPEKCCTLVIFVSRLAIRDTDIAAEVLPELGKLLKTTQHKSVACNIIVALTNLCKKHTTLTEPIMQEVVSKLKASVTVIRYKALSALTTLVMQDYIKMRGRLLMNVLAAIVDPCRSIARAAAGMVLKYVEEKNRLLLQTSFLEVIYVYNGYMYERFEVFNTAEMDDEVCPLQGKSKRHLRFLLYRFFLQNFTDLQLLMFLNNVATVQEKIHKETLIKTPESVEALEDLVEVFTRVCEFKSWTMLKSAGNSRDPDDLPDEEVDLPIVQEKSEEAGNPEDIGNLKQAIPVLDKMVAILPNFVTRMEAFDGRLKDKVDIFCEAVCDNFKSFVEYAQPEKFWKKYRDVKRQKKPQAAVEKVLNFEDEDEEDFDM
- the LOC129793346 gene encoding condensin-2 complex subunit D3-like isoform X2; amino-acid sequence: MVQSTIGRHFSDQLSTFFDDHLDAEQLTEVLAAEDASSQLQGIQLLQKVKYDASCSSILLEITSEMRNIRNYVHFNQSDGEKSDRELSTVSWDKVLREIKKDSYLTFIQCLVGVLGVDFHDKISRKLGCLAGDCFVLTLVIPGAKRCGVFEESLLQTIAEYPKYLEDGNLSKQEVNEFKIFLLTLLEDLQFLFKHVSLEEFEDLRTAICVSMKNIILFFYQNGYKAAIDCSLTRKAYEMLKDLCAALHGDTTKNLTKIFSLTTVLHNHSASGIRNTQDMPHSDSIAGFFIYLLDQFPTNTTQILTTFIEATLSNPEENIRAEQYSATLEIAVKYEKAIFEKCNVSIIPYLERLVCSEDATQRANGTDFLSRIALIDCQVNWSIFQEEVSKIPREVKILQLLFTKTIDVNNNVKMKALSGLTKIFSGGNRNTQKILRALFKNPPERDEEIPGIEEVTEVAEEFPNYLFHLLQSSLAHVRKNSLTLLENLLAWNEKLLESGGFFEELARLVDDSSSLVRRQIISTLNTLMKTFPQKEVVIKGWTRCILRLMRDNDGKIVDAAMESLKMVIFDNIERHEDSSTTAAQMPWITLRTMMQQEQRKVLRSAMDSWIRNSIVTQKTLGIIESHTNTENATEAWLLLSLVASKMHTKDPDRVVLAFVDTLNSSSANLVNQHFMLEIIHAWMPHFSRTTLNNLYNLIQRHLSEGNLPTSLVSPLYNVCLKQRQSAEMEHDREWIITLNAIAEDFVWTHRLQLTSSEWEINQKMVNFLYIYSETSMDLTQKPRQRFLDFFYQLLRECRVTQASNPEKCCTLVIFVSRLAIRDTDIAAEVLPELGKLLKTTQHKSVACNIIVALTNLCKKHTTLTEPIMQEVVSKLKASVTVIRYKALSALTTLVMQDYIKMRGRLLMNVLAAIVDPCRSIARAAAGMVLKYVEEKNRLLLQTSFLEVIYVYNGYMYERFEVFNTAEMDDEVCPLQGKSKRHLRFLLYRFFLQNFTDLQLLMFLNNVATVQEKIHKETLIKTPESVEALEDLVEVFTRVCEFKSWTMLKSAGNSRDPDDLPDEEVDLPIVQEKSEEAGNPEDIGNLKQAIPVLDKMVAILPNFVTRMEAFDGRLKDKVDIFCEAVCDNFKSFVEYAQPEKFWKKYRDVKRQKKPQAAVEKVLNFEDEDEEDFDM